In Exiguobacterium sp. BMC-KP, one DNA window encodes the following:
- a CDS encoding ribbon-helix-helix protein, CopG family — protein MSRKKNAPKFSSFQANGALPEATNPNTDARGEKVDAVKKFSSPTSVANPYQSLSATSLSRVVTKKLPENMDGLVQYYNHIDAIHATSFVEKCRVLAHANAIFRYEGTRDGFRQEEGGWLEFVGRIGLSQSQVSRFVSFWNVFGEELLVRAVEEELTASKLAELLSWPEDPRAVMLEGRTYQVGDGEKTVYEMTREELREVKRMLGDRKERRVIEQPTKSRPVKLRIDFGDDDPLLKNLQERAKEEGSSPEDIIRLALEQYLR, from the coding sequence ATGAGTCGCAAGAAGAACGCACCGAAGTTCTCGAGCTTCCAGGCGAACGGCGCGCTCCCTGAGGCGACGAACCCGAACACGGACGCACGTGGGGAGAAGGTCGACGCCGTCAAGAAGTTCTCCTCGCCGACGAGCGTCGCGAACCCGTATCAATCCCTGTCCGCGACCTCGTTATCCCGCGTCGTGACGAAGAAGCTACCCGAGAACATGGACGGGTTGGTCCAGTACTACAACCACATCGATGCCATCCATGCGACGAGCTTCGTCGAGAAGTGCCGCGTGCTCGCGCACGCCAACGCCATCTTCCGCTACGAGGGGACGCGTGACGGCTTCCGGCAGGAGGAGGGCGGATGGCTCGAGTTCGTCGGGCGCATCGGCCTGTCGCAGTCACAGGTGAGCCGCTTCGTCTCGTTCTGGAACGTGTTCGGCGAGGAGTTGCTCGTCCGCGCGGTCGAGGAGGAGCTGACGGCGTCGAAGCTCGCCGAGCTGCTGTCCTGGCCGGAGGACCCACGGGCGGTCATGCTCGAGGGGCGTACATACCAGGTCGGGGACGGGGAGAAGACCGTCTACGAGATGACGCGGGAGGAGCTCCGCGAGGTCAAGCGGATGCTAGGCGACCGCAAGGAGCGTCGTGTCATCGAGCAGCCTACCAAGAGTCGTCCCGTCAAGCTTCGGATCGACTTCGGCGACGACGATCCGTTGTTGAAGAACCTACAGGAACGTGCGAAGGAAGAGGGCAGCAGCCCGGAGGACATCATCCGGCTCGCGCTCGAGCAATATCTGCGCTGA
- a CDS encoding ParA family protein, with protein sequence MKKIALYNRKGGVGKSTTTINLAHAYAREGLRVLVIDADDQASTSNGLGLTEDYPGKVLLDCLINEDDPYYAPIEQVIVNCEYETGTVHLVPTRRSASPTGLTSQMGYEFRLREELARVEELFDVCLIDCPGSTSALNPYARCALVAQDIIVMPVQMQKFSMDAVYTAPEELEEIRRYKEDIHIAAFVPTMVGTRSRGDLTTVEELVDLGREVGIPVLTTIPYMVKVQSLQRESRPVIDHKGPATDAYLKLAEEVLAL encoded by the coding sequence ATGAAGAAAATCGCGTTATACAACCGTAAGGGCGGGGTCGGGAAGTCGACGACGACGATCAACCTCGCACATGCCTACGCCAGGGAGGGTCTCCGTGTACTCGTGATCGACGCGGACGACCAGGCGTCGACCTCGAATGGTCTCGGGCTGACCGAGGACTATCCAGGGAAGGTGCTGCTCGACTGTCTAATCAACGAGGATGACCCATACTACGCACCGATCGAGCAGGTCATCGTCAACTGCGAGTACGAGACGGGGACGGTCCATCTCGTACCGACGCGTCGCTCCGCCTCGCCGACCGGCCTGACGAGCCAGATGGGCTATGAGTTCCGCCTGAGGGAAGAGCTCGCACGCGTCGAGGAATTGTTCGACGTCTGCCTCATCGACTGCCCGGGATCGACGTCCGCCCTGAACCCCTATGCCCGCTGCGCATTGGTCGCACAGGACATCATCGTGATGCCGGTACAGATGCAGAAGTTCTCGATGGACGCCGTCTACACGGCACCTGAGGAGCTCGAGGAAATCAGACGCTACAAGGAGGACATCCACATCGCGGCCTTCGTGCCGACGATGGTCGGGACGCGCTCGCGTGGGGACCTGACGACGGTCGAGGAACTCGTCGACCTCGGACGGGAAGTCGGCATACCCGTGTTGACGACGATCCCATACATGGTGAAGGTACAGTCGCTACAGCGTGAGTCCCGCCCGGTCATCGACCACAAGGGTCCGGCCACGGACGCGTACCTGAAGCTCGCGGAGGAGGTGCTCGCATTATGA
- a CDS encoding ParA family protein: MMETERGEMMNILTFYISKGGSGKTTCSLNMGHALGELGQRTLLVDLDPQGSLSKLMLKESDTIKYMTLFDVQARGLAIEEILFDDERHNISLLPSNERNARLINLISEQDKLFLLKDLLAPLAEEFDWIILDSVPSINELSKVVLSCADHVIVPFMPKKLVFDQLGSTIRTIRQVKKYYNDSLELTGIMPVAFDAGLKADRDYAEAMGRLAEEEGLDVLPSVRRAAFIEKAADNGKSVLQYKSKEGQELAAPFRELARRMVEGGKDA, encoded by the coding sequence ATGATGGAGACAGAAAGGGGAGAGATGATGAACATTCTGACGTTCTACATATCAAAGGGAGGTTCCGGGAAGACGACCTGTTCCCTCAACATGGGGCATGCACTCGGTGAACTCGGACAACGCACCCTGCTCGTGGACCTCGATCCACAAGGTTCCCTCAGCAAGCTGATGCTGAAGGAGTCCGATACGATCAAATACATGACGCTCTTCGACGTCCAGGCGCGCGGACTCGCCATCGAAGAGATTTTGTTCGACGACGAGAGACACAACATCAGCCTTCTCCCCTCGAACGAACGGAACGCACGACTCATCAACCTGATATCGGAACAGGACAAACTCTTCCTGTTGAAGGATCTGCTCGCACCGCTCGCGGAGGAGTTCGACTGGATCATCCTCGACTCCGTCCCGTCGATCAACGAGCTGTCGAAGGTCGTCCTGTCCTGCGCGGACCATGTCATCGTGCCCTTCATGCCGAAGAAGCTCGTCTTCGACCAGCTCGGGAGCACCATCCGGACGATCCGGCAGGTGAAGAAGTACTATAACGACTCGCTCGAGCTGACGGGCATCATGCCGGTCGCCTTCGACGCGGGACTGAAGGCCGATCGCGATTACGCGGAGGCCATGGGACGACTCGCAGAGGAGGAGGGGCTCGACGTGCTCCCATCCGTCAGACGTGCAGCCTTCATCGAGAAGGCCGCCGACAACGGGAAGAGCGTGCTGCAGTACAAGTCGAAGGAAGGGCAAGAGCTCGCCGCACCATTCAGGGAGCTCGCCCGTCGCATGGTCGAGGGAGGGAAGGACGCATGA